The following proteins are encoded in a genomic region of Pseudomonas sp. Os17:
- a CDS encoding amino acid permease, which produces MSLQEQQADLRGGFKQEMQTRHIVMLALGGVIGTGLFLTSGYTVNQAGPLGAVIAYIIGALMVYLVMMCLGELAVQMPETGSFSTYATRFLGPGTGYTVAWLYWLTWTVAIGSEFTAAGILMARWFPDTPVWIWSALFAMVVFLSNVVSVRLFAETEFWLSLVKVVTVLAFLAVGGGAILGLLHIDQAHSIGLSNFTREGLFPTGFMPIAMTLLAVAFAFSGTELIGIAAGETRDPQRNVPRAIRTTVLRLAIFFVGTIFVLATLLPREQAGLVESPFVTVFTYIGIPYSADIMNFVIISALLSAANSGLYAASRMLWTLSDQGHLPKQFSALTRMGTPLNAIIVSMAGGAASLLSSVFAPDTIYLALVSISGLAVVVVWMSIAASQIAFRRHFVANGGDVRDLKFRVRGYPWVPLGALLCCALACVGIGFDPEQRVALYFGVPFIAWCYFVYYITRSSRQRRLALAPLARSSDALPG; this is translated from the coding sequence ATGTCCCTACAAGAACAACAGGCCGACTTGCGCGGCGGCTTCAAGCAAGAAATGCAGACCCGGCACATTGTCATGCTCGCCCTTGGCGGGGTGATCGGCACCGGGCTGTTCCTCACTTCCGGCTACACGGTGAACCAGGCCGGCCCGCTGGGCGCGGTGATCGCCTACATCATCGGCGCGCTGATGGTGTACCTGGTGATGATGTGCCTGGGCGAACTGGCGGTGCAGATGCCCGAGACCGGCTCCTTCAGCACCTACGCCACACGCTTTCTCGGCCCCGGCACCGGCTACACCGTGGCCTGGCTGTACTGGCTGACCTGGACCGTGGCCATCGGCTCGGAATTCACCGCCGCCGGGATCCTCATGGCCCGCTGGTTCCCCGACACCCCGGTGTGGATCTGGAGCGCGCTGTTCGCCATGGTGGTGTTCCTGTCCAACGTGGTGTCGGTGCGGCTGTTCGCCGAAACCGAGTTCTGGCTGTCGCTGGTCAAGGTGGTCACCGTGCTGGCCTTCCTGGCGGTGGGGGGCGGGGCGATCCTCGGTCTTTTACACATCGACCAGGCCCACAGCATTGGCCTGAGCAACTTCACCCGCGAGGGGCTGTTCCCCACCGGCTTCATGCCGATCGCCATGACTTTGCTGGCGGTGGCCTTTGCCTTCTCCGGCACCGAGCTGATCGGTATCGCCGCCGGCGAAACCCGTGACCCGCAACGCAACGTGCCACGGGCGATCCGCACCACGGTGCTGCGCCTGGCGATCTTCTTCGTCGGCACCATCTTCGTCCTCGCCACCCTGTTGCCCCGAGAGCAGGCCGGCCTGGTGGAAAGTCCGTTCGTCACGGTGTTTACCTACATCGGCATTCCGTACTCGGCCGACATCATGAACTTCGTGATCATCAGTGCGCTGCTGTCCGCCGCCAACTCCGGGCTGTACGCCGCCTCGCGGATGCTCTGGACCCTGAGCGACCAGGGCCATCTGCCCAAGCAGTTCTCGGCCCTGACCCGCATGGGCACGCCGCTCAACGCGATCATCGTGAGCATGGCCGGCGGCGCCGCCTCGCTGCTCAGCAGCGTGTTCGCCCCGGACACCATCTACCTGGCCCTGGTGTCGATTTCCGGGCTGGCGGTGGTGGTGGTGTGGATGAGCATCGCCGCCAGCCAGATCGCCTTCCGCCGGCACTTCGTGGCCAACGGCGGCGATGTGCGCGACCTGAAATTCCGTGTCCGTGGCTACCCCTGGGTGCCGCTGGGGGCGCTGTTGTGCTGCGCCCTGGCCTGTGTCGGCATCGGCTTCGATCCCGAGCAGCGGGTGGCCCTGTACTTCGGTGTGCCGTTCATCGCCTGGTGCTACTTCGTGTATTACATTACCCGCAGTAGCCGCCAGCGGCGCCTGGCCCTGGCACCTCTGGCACGCTCGTCCGATGCCCTGCCGGGCTGA
- a CDS encoding LysR substrate-binding domain-containing protein: MKQKSLPPLNWLRAFEVSARCLNFTHAAEELFLTQGAVSQQIRQLESHLGVALFKRLPRGLDLTEEGRSYLPVVQDAITRLAVGTNEIFGQHQHRPIKVRGSLAFFVHWLAPKLLTFQQAQPQVDIRYISNIWVKELDGEDDLEIRWGRGHWPGLVAQRLTWDSLVPVCAPALLARLPLQVPDDLARHQLLHVLGYEEGWGYWLERAGARGVDSSRGMQFDTLISTLRMAELGQGVALARSSMVADMLADGRLVEPFEQRIEASESFYLVRGADAEQHPDALKFSTWLVEQAHRYK, translated from the coding sequence ATGAAGCAGAAAAGCTTGCCCCCGCTGAACTGGCTGCGCGCCTTCGAAGTGTCTGCCCGCTGCCTGAACTTCACCCACGCCGCCGAGGAGCTGTTCCTCACCCAGGGGGCGGTGAGCCAGCAGATCCGCCAGCTGGAAAGCCACCTCGGGGTGGCGCTGTTCAAGCGCCTGCCCCGGGGCCTGGACCTGACCGAGGAGGGCCGCTCCTACCTGCCGGTGGTGCAGGACGCCATCACCCGGCTGGCGGTGGGCACCAACGAGATTTTCGGCCAGCACCAGCACCGGCCGATCAAGGTGCGCGGCAGCCTGGCGTTCTTCGTCCACTGGCTGGCGCCCAAGCTGCTGACCTTTCAGCAGGCCCAGCCCCAGGTGGACATTCGGTACATCAGCAATATCTGGGTCAAGGAACTGGATGGCGAAGACGACCTGGAAATCCGCTGGGGTCGCGGTCACTGGCCGGGGCTGGTGGCCCAGCGCCTGACCTGGGACAGCCTGGTCCCGGTCTGCGCACCGGCGCTGCTGGCGCGCCTGCCGCTGCAGGTGCCGGACGATCTGGCCCGCCATCAACTGCTGCACGTGCTGGGCTACGAAGAGGGCTGGGGCTACTGGCTTGAACGGGCCGGCGCCAGAGGCGTGGACTCGTCCCGGGGCATGCAGTTCGACACCCTGATCTCGACCCTGCGCATGGCCGAGCTGGGGCAGGGCGTGGCCCTGGCCCGTTCCTCGATGGTCGCCGACATGCTGGCCGACGGGCGTCTGGTGGAGCCCTTCGAGCAGCGTATCGAGGCCAGCGAATCCTTTTACCTGGTGCGCGGCGCGGATGCCGAGCAACACCCCGATGCGCTGAAGTTCTCCACCTGGCTGGTGGAGCAGGCCCATCGCTACAAATGA